One Candidatus Omnitrophota bacterium genomic window, CACGGAGAAAAAATATACCGCAGCGCCCTGAAAGACGGTGTAGAACCGCAGGATTGGGTTGACCGCTACGCGGATGACGCGCGAAAACTCTGGTCTTTTATGAATATTGCCTATGACGGCTTTGTGCGCACGACGGACAGCGCTCACAAAAAAACGGTGGAGGAAGTGTTCAGAAAACTCCGGGCTAAAGGCGATATTTACGATGCCGAATATGAGGGGCCTTACTGCGTGAGCTGTGAGACTTTTTTTACCGACCAGCAGGTGAAGGACGCCGGCGACAGCTGTCCCGACTGCGGCAAAAAGATCACGGAGATCAAAAAAGAGAGCGCTCTCTTTTTCCGGCTCTCCGCCTATGGGGATAAGCTTCTGGATTTCTACAAAGCCAATCCGGATTTTCTCCAGCCGTCGGGCATGGCAAACAAAACAATGGATACCGTCAGGCGCGGCCTGAAGGATCTGTGCGTGACGAGGGAAAGGGTGACATGGGGCATCCCCGTTCCGGGCGACCCGTCAAAGACCATTTATGTGTGGTTTGACGCCCTGTTGAATTATTTATCAGCCGCGGGATTTCCGGCCGACCCGGAACTTTTCAGTAAACTCTGGCCGGCGGACTGTCACATTGTCGGCAAGGAGATCTATTATTTTCACACGGTTATCTGGCCGGCCATGATCATGGCGCTGGAATTGCCGTTGCCTCAAAAGGTGTATGGCCACGGATGGTGGACGCTGAGAGATGACAAGATATCAAAATCAACGGGCAATATCGTCACGCCCTATGAGGTGTGCGGCAAACTTCACCCGGATATCCTGAGATTTTTTTTCCTCAGGGAAATGCCTTTCGGTACAGACGGGGCTTTTTCGCTCGAACGGATTGAGGCAAGATATATCTCGGATCTGGCAAATCCTCTCGGCAATCTCTTCAAGAGGACGGAGGTGATGATCGAAAAATATTTCGCCGGCAAGACGCCGGCCGAAGGTTCTTTTGACGCGGCAATACTTCAAAAGCAGAAAGAAACGCTTGAAAGTTTTTCGCGGAGCATGGACGAACTGCGCTTTCACGGCGCGCTGAACGCGCTCTGGGAACTCGTTGACGCGGCCAACCGTTTTATAGAGGACAAAAAGCCCTGGGTTATGTATAAGGAAAAATCGCCGGCGCTCAATGATGTTCTGCTCACGCTCGAGGGATGTCTTGAGTTCGTCACGGGGCTGCTTTCCCCTTTTATGCCGGTGAAATGCGCTGAAATGGCCGCTCATATTGACTGGGAAATTCAAATGCCCGAGCCCGGAGCGGTGCGGAAAGGCCGCTCCATCCCGGGCGGCGGGATCCTTTTTCCGGCGGTGGAGAAATAACAGGAGAGAAAGATGATGAAACTCAATGAATTCATAAAGATCGGCAGGGCGCTGTTCGACGAAAAGATAATCCATTCCACGTCGGGAAACATAAGCGTCAGGGACGGGGATTCTTTTTATATCACCGCGCACGGCGCGTACGCGGCGAATCTGAGCTCGGATAACATAGTCAGGGTTAATGTCAACGATAAAAACAGGGATGACGGCGCGTCGGTGGAAGTGGATGTACACAGGGCCATATACCGCTCTACATCCTTCGGGGCGCTGATACACGCGCACCCCCTCTTCGCCACGGTTCTGTCATTTGACAATGATGTTATAAAACCCATTGATGCCGAGGGCTCGTTTTACATTAAGGAGGTGCCGGTTATAAGCGCGGAAAACGCTATCGGCTCCGAGGAAGTTGTTATGAAACTCCCTCCGCTCATAAGCAAGTATCCGGTGTGCGTCATCAAGAGGCACGGTTCCTGGGCAGGGGCGGCGAATCTGGCGGAATGCTATAATCTCACCTCTGTTCTTGAAAGTGCCTGTAAAATTTTATACTATAAAAAGATATCAGGGTAAGGCCAATTCAGATTACGCATAGCCGCGTTCTGATAATAAATTGAGGCTGAAAGTCCGCACGGGCGGAAGGAGATAGTAATGGAGAATCCGATAATAGTTCTGGGTGCGGTTGCCGTGGCTTTTGGAGTGATAAATACCGTTCTCTGGTTTTTACTCATCAAAAGCGATAAAAAGCCCTCTGCACCGGCCGGCAAGACGAATGATGTGCAGAATGCGGTGATAGCTTCGGAAAAACGCATGATAGACACCATAACAAAAATGCTGTCCGCCCTTAAAGGCGGCGGCGGGGCTCCGGTTCCGATCGATACCAAGAAAATAGCCGCCGAGATTGCGGCGGGCTTGAAAGGGCAGTCCCAGGAAATAAAACTGCCGGAGCTGGATGAATTGAAAAAAAATAGTTTAGAGCTTGCCGGGAAAATTGATTCGGTGGAAAAAAGCCTGAAAAGCATCAGCGGCGAGATCCTCAAGCAAAAAGATTTTGTTGAAGCTCTCGACGGGCATATTGTTCAACTGGAAAGGCCAAGGGCATGAAAAAAACAGTCCTCGGCACGATCCTGGCGGTAAACATCGTGCTTTTACTTGCCGCGGGGAACATTATTTATCAGGAGGCGTCCTCCCCGTTATCGGGTGTAAAAACGAAAGCCGCCCCCCAATCGGAGAAAGCTCCTGAAAAGAAAGCGCCCGTACCTACTTCTGAAAAAAAGCCCCAGCCCGTGACGGATAAAGCGGATCCCGCGGCCTACATATCCATCAATTCGGTTCCTTCCGCCGCTAAAGTTTTTATAAACGGCTACCATAAAGCGCAAACTCCCGCCTCTATAAAAATCGTTTCCGTCTCCGAGGTGCCTCGCCAGTATTCAATAAAACTCTTCAAGGAAGGTTACTACCCGTGGGAAAAAATGATCACTCTCACCCGTGGCAGCGCAAAAGAGTTTTCGGTTAATCTGAAAAAAAAATAATTCATGTTTTCGGGTCTTCGAAATTTTTTGTTTTTTATGCTTTTCTGCCTGTGCGGTTCCGCCCAAGGCTATAGTCTTCTTATAGACGCGTCGGACATCGCTTC contains:
- the metG gene encoding methionine--tRNA ligase; protein product: MRPCHRRPGRVRKAFLLYAFRQKQGKDSALREPEGYRTLRQNALLPPDQGVRVGDKIFYITTPIYYANAPLHIGHAYSTVAADVAKRWQALRGREVFMLTGMDEHGEKIYRSALKDGVEPQDWVDRYADDARKLWSFMNIAYDGFVRTTDSAHKKTVEEVFRKLRAKGDIYDAEYEGPYCVSCETFFTDQQVKDAGDSCPDCGKKITEIKKESALFFRLSAYGDKLLDFYKANPDFLQPSGMANKTMDTVRRGLKDLCVTRERVTWGIPVPGDPSKTIYVWFDALLNYLSAAGFPADPELFSKLWPADCHIVGKEIYYFHTVIWPAMIMALELPLPQKVYGHGWWTLRDDKISKSTGNIVTPYEVCGKLHPDILRFFFLREMPFGTDGAFSLERIEARYISDLANPLGNLFKRTEVMIEKYFAGKTPAEGSFDAAILQKQKETLESFSRSMDELRFHGALNALWELVDAANRFIEDKKPWVMYKEKSPALNDVLLTLEGCLEFVTGLLSPFMPVKCAEMAAHIDWEIQMPEPGAVRKGRSIPGGGILFPAVEK
- a CDS encoding PEGA domain-containing protein produces the protein MKKTVLGTILAVNIVLLLAAGNIIYQEASSPLSGVKTKAAPQSEKAPEKKAPVPTSEKKPQPVTDKADPAAYISINSVPSAAKVFINGYHKAQTPASIKIVSVSEVPRQYSIKLFKEGYYPWEKMITLTRGSAKEFSVNLKKK
- a CDS encoding fuculose phosphate aldolase → MMKLNEFIKIGRALFDEKIIHSTSGNISVRDGDSFYITAHGAYAANLSSDNIVRVNVNDKNRDDGASVEVDVHRAIYRSTSFGALIHAHPLFATVLSFDNDVIKPIDAEGSFYIKEVPVISAENAIGSEEVVMKLPPLISKYPVCVIKRHGSWAGAANLAECYNLTSVLESACKILYYKKISG